One stretch of Saprospiraceae bacterium DNA includes these proteins:
- the nhaC gene encoding Na+/H+ antiporter NhaC, producing the protein MKDARIIQNKELSVWEALIPLIILVGLLAYNVTVYGDDALSGSNQFILLIGGAVAAIVGFFNKVGYKQMLDEVSNNLKSTTEAILILLLVGALSGTWLVSGVIPTLIYGGIQLLNPAIFLPVTVLVCSVISIATGSSWTTSATVGIALIGIGKALGLPMGMVAGAVLSGAYFGDKMSPLSDTTNLAPAMAGGDLFSHIRYMTLTTVPTYIITLIVFIVLGLSHKASGVADTSGILSAIDSAFNISGWLMLVPLAVIGLIMLKTKPVISLLFGALLGGVFAIIFQPDLVAKIGGAEALNFKSAYQGMMNALTKSTTVETSDPSLNDLFTAGGMNGMLGTIWLVVCAMVFGGVMEAIGALARISSALLSLAHSVFGLFASTAASCIAVNVTASDQYLAIVVPGKMFAKAYEKRGLAPENLSRTLEDSGTVTSVLVPWNTCGAYQSKVLGVSVGDYFVYAVFNYLSPFMTLLFAAFQIKIKQLVSDGDKSA; encoded by the coding sequence ATGAAAGATGCCCGCATTATTCAAAACAAAGAACTTAGTGTCTGGGAGGCTTTGATTCCTCTCATCATATTGGTCGGCCTGCTGGCGTACAACGTCACGGTGTATGGCGACGATGCGTTGAGCGGCTCAAACCAGTTTATCCTGCTGATTGGCGGCGCGGTGGCCGCCATAGTGGGTTTTTTCAACAAAGTTGGGTACAAGCAAATGCTCGACGAGGTCTCCAACAATCTAAAATCAACCACCGAGGCCATTTTGATTTTGCTGTTGGTAGGAGCCTTATCAGGCACTTGGCTCGTGAGCGGGGTCATTCCCACGCTGATTTATGGAGGCATCCAGCTGCTCAACCCAGCGATTTTTTTGCCAGTCACCGTTTTGGTATGTTCGGTCATCTCGATAGCAACCGGAAGTTCTTGGACCACCTCTGCCACGGTGGGCATCGCGCTCATCGGCATCGGAAAAGCTTTGGGCTTGCCGATGGGCATGGTGGCGGGCGCAGTGTTGTCGGGCGCTTATTTTGGCGACAAGATGTCGCCACTTTCCGACACAACCAACCTCGCGCCAGCCATGGCGGGTGGCGATTTGTTCTCGCACATCCGCTACATGACCCTTACGACCGTGCCGACCTATATTATCACACTCATCGTGTTCATCGTATTGGGGCTGTCTCACAAGGCATCCGGCGTGGCCGATACTTCTGGTATCCTTTCGGCCATTGATTCCGCGTTCAATATCAGCGGCTGGTTGATGCTCGTGCCACTTGCTGTCATTGGGTTGATTATGCTCAAAACCAAGCCCGTCATCTCTTTGCTGTTTGGTGCTCTGCTCGGCGGTGTTTTCGCCATCATTTTCCAACCCGATTTAGTGGCCAAAATAGGTGGCGCAGAGGCGCTTAATTTCAAATCAGCCTATCAAGGCATGATGAATGCCCTCACGAAGAGCACTACCGTGGAGACCAGCGACCCCTCGTTGAACGATTTGTTTACCGCAGGTGGCATGAATGGGATGTTGGGCACCATTTGGCTTGTCGTCTGTGCGATGGTGTTTGGCGGTGTCATGGAAGCCATCGGTGCTTTGGCTCGCATCAGTAGCGCATTGTTGAGTTTGGCCCATTCGGTGTTTGGTTTGTTTGCCAGCACGGCAGCCAGCTGCATTGCGGTGAACGTGACCGCTTCCGACCAGTATCTGGCTATCGTGGTGCCGGGTAAAATGTTTGCCAAGGCGTACGAAAAAAGGGGGCTTGCTCCCGAGAATCTCAGCCGGACTTTGGAAGATTCTGGCACTGTCACATCTGTGCTGGTGCCTTGGAACACCTGCGGGGCGTACCAATCGAAAGTGCTGGGCGTGAGCGTGGGAGATTATTTTGTCTATGCGGTTTTCAATTATCTCAGCCCGTTCATGACGCTGCTTTTCGCAGCGTTCCAAATCAAGATAAAACAACTGGTTTCCGACGGCGACAAGTCGGCTTAG
- a CDS encoding glycosyltransferase family 2 protein, protein MNNETLSIVMPAYNEERTIHLILDKVRAVELIGDIKKEIIITNDCSKDDTEGAIQRYMATNPQLNIRYLKHEVNKGKGAALHTGIQHATGQYIIIQDADLEYDPAEYNILLKPILEGHADVVYGSRFMGGRPHRILFFWHSIGNKFLTFISNMFTNLNLTDMETCYKLFRADVLKGLKLKERRFGFEPEVTAKMSRVPGIRIYEVGISYYGRSYAEGKKIGAKDGFRAIYCILKYNLWAK, encoded by the coding sequence ATGAACAACGAGACCCTTTCCATCGTCATGCCGGCCTACAACGAAGAGCGCACGATTCACCTTATTTTGGACAAGGTGAGAGCGGTGGAACTAATAGGCGACATTAAAAAAGAAATTATTATCACCAATGATTGTTCCAAAGACGACACGGAAGGCGCCATTCAACGCTATATGGCGACAAATCCACAATTAAACATTCGATATTTGAAGCATGAAGTAAACAAGGGAAAGGGCGCCGCGCTGCACACTGGTATTCAACACGCCACGGGTCAATACATCATCATTCAGGATGCTGACCTCGAATACGACCCTGCCGAGTACAACATTTTGCTAAAACCCATTTTGGAAGGCCATGCCGATGTGGTATATGGCTCGCGTTTCATGGGTGGCCGGCCGCATCGCATTTTGTTTTTTTGGCATAGCATCGGAAACAAGTTCCTGACTTTCATTTCCAATATGTTCACCAACCTGAACCTGACCGATATGGAAACCTGCTACAAGCTCTTCCGTGCCGATGTGTTGAAAGGTTTGAAATTGAAAGAACGGCGCTTTGGGTTTGAGCCGGAGGTGACGGCCAAGATGAGCCGCGTGCCCGGCATCCGCATCTATGAAGTTGGCATTTCCTACTACGGGCGCTCTTACGCGGAAGGGAAAAAAATCGGAGCCAAGGATGGTTTTCGAGCGATTTATTGCATTCTGAAATACAATCTTTGGGCGAAGTGA
- a CDS encoding AtpZ/AtpI family protein — translation MAFQLLGACLAGVFIGRWLDAKLQLERPTWAVFLTIFFMVGSLYSLYRQLLRDA, via the coding sequence ATGGCTTTCCAGTTGCTTGGCGCTTGCCTTGCAGGCGTGTTCATCGGGCGTTGGCTTGATGCAAAACTGCAATTGGAGCGACCGACATGGGCTGTTTTCCTCACCATTTTTTTCATGGTCGGTTCGCTGTATAGCCTTTATCGCCAGCTGTTGCGCGATGCTTGA
- the tgt gene encoding tRNA guanosine(34) transglycosylase Tgt: MTFSLQHTDPNTRARAGLLVTEHGTIETPIFMPVGTAGTVKAVHQHELSTDVKAQICLGNTYHLYLRPGLEVLQKAGGLHRFNGWDGPILTDSGGFQVYSLAHRRKIKEEGVTFQSHIDGSKHTFTPENVMDIQRIIGADIVMAFDECTPYPCGYRYAKKSLDLTHRWLERCVERFAHTNPLHGYAQTLFPIVQGSTYPDLRKISAETIASFGCEGNAIGGLSVGEPAEEMYAMTELVTDILPKDKPRYLMGVGTPENILECIARGIDMFDCVLPTRNARHGMVYTPDGIINIRNAKWKEDFAPIDKNSPVPTSRTHSRAYLRHLFINEEILGMQLASLQNLGFYLWLVGEARRRIFDGTFSPWKNEMVSKVSVRL; encoded by the coding sequence ATGACTTTTTCTCTTCAGCATACTGACCCCAACACCCGTGCTCGTGCGGGTCTGCTTGTCACGGAACATGGTACCATAGAGACCCCGATTTTTATGCCCGTCGGGACGGCTGGCACGGTGAAAGCTGTCCATCAGCACGAGCTTTCGACCGATGTGAAGGCCCAAATTTGCCTCGGCAACACTTACCACCTTTATCTGCGCCCCGGCTTAGAGGTGCTGCAAAAGGCAGGGGGCCTACATCGGTTCAATGGCTGGGACGGCCCCATCCTGACCGATAGCGGCGGGTTTCAAGTGTACTCCTTGGCACACCGGAGAAAAATCAAGGAAGAAGGGGTCACCTTTCAAAGCCATATTGATGGCTCCAAACATACTTTCACGCCAGAGAACGTGATGGATATTCAGCGTATCATTGGAGCCGACATCGTGATGGCCTTCGATGAGTGCACGCCTTATCCATGCGGATACCGTTACGCCAAAAAATCGCTTGACCTGACCCACCGCTGGTTGGAGCGTTGTGTGGAAAGATTCGCTCACACCAACCCTCTCCACGGTTATGCACAGACATTGTTCCCCATCGTGCAGGGGAGCACATATCCTGATTTGAGAAAAATCTCTGCCGAGACAATTGCCTCTTTCGGGTGTGAAGGCAATGCGATTGGTGGCCTTTCGGTGGGTGAGCCTGCTGAGGAAATGTATGCCATGACCGAATTGGTGACCGATATTTTGCCGAAAGACAAGCCGCGATATCTCATGGGTGTCGGCACGCCGGAAAACATCTTGGAGTGCATCGCAAGAGGCATTGACATGTTCGACTGTGTGCTGCCGACCCGCAACGCCCGGCATGGTATGGTTTACACTCCCGACGGCATAATCAACATCCGCAACGCCAAATGGAAGGAAGACTTCGCTCCGATAGACAAAAACAGCCCCGTGCCTACCAGCCGCACCCATTCTCGTGCTTATTTGCGACACCTATTTATCAATGAAGAAATTTTGGGAATGCAACTGGCATCGCTTCAAAACCTGGGTTTCTACCTTTGGCTCGTCGGGGAAGCGCGAAGACGTATCTTTGACGGCACTTTCTCTCCATGGAAAAATGAAATGGTGAGTAAGGTAAGTGTGCGCTTGTGA
- a CDS encoding PorP/SprF family type IX secretion system membrane protein → MKKTTLHILSLCLVMLSVVAVQAQDIHFSQFYMSPLNLNPALTGVMNCNQRVVANYRNQWASILKSNAYNTYSASYDQKVAVGRYDYFGVGGTLWGDKAGASEFATLQARLSGSYAKKMGGYRKKAHYLVLGADFGVSQRSINSANLQWPSQNNGNGVFDPTKPGEPIDDPNFMFVDMSAGALWFSVFGDDANVYFGGAFSHLNRANQSFENQNIPLYSKFTFHAGGEFMIAKKTGLLPGVVTFIQGPSFQVNAGTSFKFLLGNSRRLNQAFQLGAWARMSNRLDDGKLLDAIILSTRFDYEYFTIGFSYDINTSNLSTASNGNGAFEFSLMYKICGPERRGVYCPNF, encoded by the coding sequence ATGAAAAAAACTACTTTACACATTCTTTCGCTGTGCTTGGTGATGTTGTCAGTGGTAGCTGTGCAAGCTCAGGACATCCACTTCTCACAGTTCTACATGAGCCCGCTCAACCTCAACCCCGCTCTCACTGGGGTGATGAACTGCAACCAGCGCGTAGTGGCCAACTACCGCAATCAGTGGGCCTCCATTTTGAAAAGCAATGCCTACAACACTTACTCCGCTTCCTACGACCAAAAAGTAGCCGTAGGTCGCTACGACTATTTTGGTGTGGGCGGCACGCTTTGGGGCGACAAAGCGGGCGCTTCCGAATTTGCCACGCTTCAGGCTCGCCTCTCTGGCTCCTACGCCAAGAAAATGGGCGGCTACCGCAAAAAAGCCCACTACCTCGTGTTGGGTGCCGACTTCGGGGTGAGCCAGCGCAGCATCAACAGCGCCAACCTGCAATGGCCCAGCCAAAACAATGGCAACGGGGTGTTCGACCCAACCAAGCCGGGCGAACCAATTGACGACCCCAACTTCATGTTTGTGGACATGTCTGCGGGCGCGTTGTGGTTCAGCGTCTTTGGCGACGATGCCAACGTTTACTTCGGCGGGGCGTTCAGCCACTTGAACCGCGCCAACCAATCCTTCGAGAATCAGAACATTCCGCTTTACAGCAAATTCACCTTCCACGCAGGCGGCGAATTTATGATTGCAAAAAAGACTGGCCTTTTGCCGGGTGTGGTCACCTTCATTCAAGGGCCATCTTTCCAAGTCAATGCGGGCACGTCTTTCAAGTTCCTCTTGGGCAACAGCCGCCGCCTCAACCAAGCCTTCCAACTCGGCGCGTGGGCGCGTATGTCGAACAGACTCGACGACGGCAAACTATTGGATGCCATCATCCTAAGCACTCGCTTCGACTACGAATACTTTACCATCGGCTTCAGCTACGACATCAACACGTCCAACCTCAGCACGGCAAGCAACGGCAACGGCGCCTTCGAGTTTTCGCTGATGTACAAGATATGCGGCCCAGAGCGTCGCGGTGTTTACTGCCCGAACTTCTGA
- a CDS encoding polymer-forming cytoskeletal protein has translation MFGSSKNTEEVKSAPSSTPNALNALAKGTVVEGSIRCDNDLRIDGTIKGKLVCQAKVIIGPTGAVEGEVRCQNAVIEGRFKGNLQVSELLNVRETAEVDGEITTNKLLVQSGARFNVSCKMESGATVANGIAKPGDAKTSSNEPAVAGAKAEARN, from the coding sequence ATGTTTGGCAGTAGCAAAAACACCGAGGAAGTAAAATCCGCCCCTTCGTCCACACCCAATGCGCTGAACGCGCTCGCCAAAGGCACGGTAGTGGAAGGAAGTATTCGCTGCGACAATGATTTGCGCATAGACGGCACCATCAAAGGCAAGCTTGTCTGTCAAGCAAAGGTCATAATCGGCCCTACGGGAGCAGTGGAAGGCGAAGTCCGCTGCCAAAATGCCGTCATCGAAGGGCGCTTCAAGGGCAATCTGCAAGTGTCCGAACTGCTCAACGTGCGCGAAACGGCAGAAGTGGACGGCGAAATCACCACGAACAAACTGTTGGTGCAGAGCGGTGCCCGTTTCAACGTTTCTTGCAAGATGGAAAGCGGCGCAACGGTAGCCAACGGCATCGCCAAACCCGGAGATGCAAAAACGTCGTCGAATGAGCCAGCAGTCGCCGGAGCAAAAGCCGAAGCCCGCAATTAA
- a CDS encoding HdeD family acid-resistance protein: MLLQRLSQFWWLIVLRGIISILFAIVAFTNPTLAFEVLILVLGVFLLVDGATAVVLGLRMRGHDDDWWTILLEGALGVGLGVVALVNPELTAAGLLLILALWLLVTGVFEIGTAIKLRKEIDNEWLLGLAGVVSIALGVVMIVNPTLGKISIMWWLGFYAAAFGFLLLGLGLRMWRVHKRLKDSAS, translated from the coding sequence ATGCTTTTACAACGTCTTTCCCAATTTTGGTGGCTCATCGTTTTGAGGGGCATCATCTCTATCTTATTTGCCATCGTTGCCTTCACCAATCCCACGCTCGCCTTCGAGGTGCTCATCCTTGTGTTGGGCGTTTTTTTGCTCGTGGATGGGGCCACTGCGGTGGTGCTCGGTCTTCGTATGCGCGGACACGATGATGATTGGTGGACGATATTGTTGGAAGGAGCCTTGGGCGTGGGGCTGGGCGTGGTGGCGCTGGTCAATCCCGAGCTTACAGCCGCCGGCCTGCTGTTGATATTGGCGCTTTGGCTGCTCGTCACAGGTGTTTTTGAAATCGGCACTGCCATCAAACTGCGCAAGGAAATTGACAACGAATGGCTGTTGGGGCTGGCAGGGGTGGTCTCCATCGCATTAGGCGTGGTGATGATAGTGAACCCAACGCTCGGCAAAATCTCCATCATGTGGTGGCTTGGCTTCTATGCCGCTGCGTTTGGCTTCCTTCTGTTGGGCCTTGGCCTGCGAATGTGGCGCGTCCATAAGCGCCTGAAGGACAGCGCGTCGTGA
- a CDS encoding efflux RND transporter periplasmic adaptor subunit yields MKYALSLFAAAVLALVSCGKSDPKQGNGGGPSARSASLNVTAVEGFVVRPTQLTESVTASGTLIPAEETELHPEASGRVVSINLPEGRSVRKGDLLLKIFDEDLKTQLQKLEVQLKQAEITEQRLGDLLKVKGVSQQEYDLAALQVQTLKSEMELVRINIRKTELRAPYDGIIGLRRISPGAYVTPASPIAIIRASSALKLDFAIPEKYSNLLRPNQTVTFTVGGNPKTYSATVQATEQSITADTRNLQVRALVRDGRDLLPGAFAEVNLTLGNKMQALLIPNQAVIPQARNKQVIVSKNGQAKFVVVKTGVRQASMVEITEGIQPGDTVAVTGMLFLRPDAPIAFSKID; encoded by the coding sequence ATGAAATACGCCCTTTCGCTCTTTGCAGCCGCTGTTTTGGCACTCGTCTCCTGTGGCAAATCCGACCCAAAACAAGGCAACGGTGGCGGCCCTTCTGCTCGCAGCGCAAGCCTCAATGTGACCGCCGTCGAAGGCTTCGTGGTGCGGCCCACCCAACTCACCGAATCTGTCACCGCCAGCGGCACCCTCATACCTGCCGAAGAAACAGAGCTCCACCCCGAAGCAAGCGGGCGTGTGGTCAGCATCAACCTGCCAGAAGGACGCAGTGTGCGCAAGGGCGATTTGCTGCTGAAAATCTTCGACGAAGACCTCAAAACGCAACTCCAAAAATTGGAGGTTCAGCTCAAACAGGCTGAAATCACGGAGCAGCGCCTCGGCGACTTGCTCAAAGTGAAAGGAGTGAGCCAACAAGAATATGACCTCGCCGCCTTACAGGTGCAAACCCTCAAAAGCGAGATGGAACTGGTGCGCATCAACATTCGCAAAACAGAGTTAAGAGCACCTTACGACGGCATCATTGGCTTGCGCAGAATCAGCCCAGGGGCTTATGTGACACCAGCTAGCCCCATTGCGATTATCCGCGCCTCAAGCGCCTTGAAACTCGATTTTGCCATTCCCGAAAAATACAGCAACCTACTCCGCCCCAACCAGACGGTCACGTTCACGGTGGGGGGCAATCCCAAAACCTATTCGGCCACCGTGCAGGCCACCGAGCAAAGCATCACCGCCGACACGCGCAACCTGCAAGTGCGGGCGCTCGTGCGCGATGGCCGCGACCTTTTGCCGGGAGCCTTCGCAGAGGTCAATCTTACATTGGGCAACAAAATGCAAGCGTTGCTTATCCCCAATCAGGCAGTCATTCCGCAGGCACGCAACAAGCAAGTCATTGTGAGCAAGAATGGTCAAGCCAAGTTTGTGGTCGTCAAAACAGGTGTTCGGCAGGCAAGCATGGTCGAGATTACAGAAGGCATTCAGCCAGGCGACACGGTGGCTGTGACGGGGATGCTTTTCCTCCGCCCCGACGCGCCGATAGCCTTTTCAAAAATAGATTGA